The nucleotide sequence CTGGTCAGGCGTCCGGTGGTGTAAAAGAGCTTGCCCTCGGGTCCCAGGCCCTCCTGAAACATATATCCGGCGATCTTGTCGATGGCGTTGTGGCGGCCCACGTCCTCCATGTAGAGGAGCGGCCGGTCTTCCTGGCAAAGCGCGCAGCCGTGGATGGCGCCGGCCGCCAGGTAGATGCTGGGGCGGCTGTTGATTTTTTTCGAGATGGCGTAAAGCCAAGACGTGCGCACCCGGGCATCGGCGGCCAGTTCGACCTCGTAGAAGCTCTCCATGACGTCGCCGAAGGCCGTGCCCTGGGCGCAACCCGAGGTCAGGGTCTTCTTGCGCAGCTTGTCCTCGAAATCGGTCTCGCCCTCGGTGCACACCACGACGACATCGATCTCGGCATCGAAATCGATGGCCGTGATACGGTCGTCGCTGGTCAGCATGTTCTGGTTGATGAGATAACCCACGGCCAGGTATTCGGGATAGTCGCCGATCGTCATCATGGTGACGATTTCCTGGCCGTTGAGGTAAAGCGTCAGCGGCCTCTCCACCGGCACGCTGGTGGTCACCGGGGCGCCTTCGTGGTCGGTGCCGTGGCAGCGCTCTACCAGGCGCGGATCATCGGGATCGGGCGCCAAGATGAATTCGCCAGCGGCGGCTTTTTCTTCGTAGGCTTCGGTCATGGGATGAATATGCGTCGAAGTGGCGCCCTGGGAAAGGGCCAAGCGCCCCGGAGGTGAAGCATGAACGACGAGACCAACATCATGGTGCGGCCCTTGGCGGACTGTGCGGTGCTGATTACCGGCGGCACCTCGGGTATTGGTTTGGCCTCGGCGAGAGCGCTGGCCGAGGCCGGCGCCCGGCGCTTCGTGCTCAACGGCCGCAACGCCGAACGGGCCGAGGCGGCGCGCCTGAGCCTGGCCGAGACGGCGCCCGAGGCCGAAATCCACCTGGCGCTGGGCGATGCCTCCAGCCAAGCCGGCGCCCAGGGCGCGGTGGCGGCTTGCCTCGACGCTTTCGGGCGCATCGACGTGTTGCTCAATTCGGCCGGCGGCGACGTGCTGCCGAGGCTTTTGCACGAACAGGGCATGGACGAGATCGAGGCCGTGCTGCGAGGCGAGCTCCTGTCGACCATCCTGCCCACCCGGGCCGCATTGGAGCCCATGATGGCGCAAGGCGCGGCGGCTCGATCATCGCCATCGCCTCCGACGCCGCCAAGGTGGCGACACCGGGCGAGGCCGTCATCGGCGCGGCGCTCGCCGGTATCCTGATGTTCACCCGCACCGCCGCCATCGAGGCCAAGCGCTCCGGCGTGCGCCTCAACTGCATCACGCCCTCGATCGTCCGGGGCACGCCGCACTACGACAAGCTGATGGCCGACAAGTTCGCCGGCCGGCTTTTCGCCAAGGCCGAACAGCGCGCCAACCTGGGCGTCGTCGAGCCCGAGGATCTGGCGCAGTTGGTGGTCTACCTGGCCAGCCCGGCGGCGGCCAAGCTGAGCGGCCAGGGGATTAGTTTGAACGGGGGGATTACGGCGGCCTAGGGCGGGACTCAGGCGATCACGGCAGCGGGCGGGTACGTTTGAATTCGACCCACAGGGGGAAATGATCCGAAAGCCGGTAGGATTTGGTTTTTGCCGTCATTTGTTTGTCGCCGTAGACGTATCGCAGGAAATCGAAATAGCCCCCCCGCTTGGCGTATTCGAGCCCCAGGCGGTTCTTGCCGGCGCCGGGGCCGGCGAACCAGGCGATCTGATCGTAGAATTTTTCCAGCTGCGGACGCGTCTTGCTCGCCGTCACGGTGCGCGGGACATTGTGCAGCTCCTTGGGCACCATCAGGTCGGTTGAGGTAAAGGCCTGCCACAGCAGGTCGCCCTTGCGGTCGATGTTGAAATCGCCCATGACGATGAAGTTCTGGTGCCATTTGTTGGTCCGCTTCGACCAGTCCGCCAGCCACTTGGCAATGGCGCGCAGTTCGGGTTCACGGTCCGCCGCGTTGTGGCCGTATATGACATGCAGCGTGGTCAGGATGAATGTGTCCTGGCCGGCCCGGAAACTGAC is from Alphaproteobacteria bacterium and encodes:
- a CDS encoding formate dehydrogenase accessory sulfurtransferase FdhD; this translates as MTEAYEEKAAAGEFILAPDPDDPRLVERCHGTDHEGAPVTTSVPVERPLTLYLNGQEIVTMMTIGDYPEYLAVGYLINQNMLTSDDRITAIDFDAEIDVVVVCTEGETDFEDKLRKKTLTSGCAQGTAFGDVMESFYEVELAADARVRTSWLYAISKKINSRPSIYLAAGAIHGCALCQEDRPLLYMEDVGRHNAIDKIAGYMFQEGLGPEGKLFYTTGRLTSEMVIKCVQMRIPVLISRSGFTAWGVELARRANLTLIGRAKGRRFLCLAGEGRIVYDADPAAQPEEPAAQARKGGRDA
- a CDS encoding SDR family NAD(P)-dependent oxidoreductase, which translates into the protein MNDETNIMVRPLADCAVLITGGTSGIGLASARALAEAGARRFVLNGRNAERAEAARLSLAETAPEAEIHLALGDASSQAGAQGAVAACLDAFGRIDVLLNSAGGDVLPRLLHEQGMDEIEAVLRGELLSTILPTRAALEPMMAQGAAARSSPSPPTPPRWRHRARPSSARRSPVS
- a CDS encoding SDR family oxidoreductase — encoded protein: MATPGEAVIGAALAGILMFTRTAAIEAKRSGVRLNCITPSIVRGTPHYDKLMADKFAGRLFAKAEQRANLGVVEPEDLAQLVVYLASPAAAKLSGQGISLNGGITAA